The proteins below come from a single Ochotona princeps isolate mOchPri1 chromosome 6, mOchPri1.hap1, whole genome shotgun sequence genomic window:
- the SLC24A1 gene encoding sodium/potassium/calcium exchanger 1, which translates to MGKLLRLGPQERRGLRPKRLLWSRLLFLLGMLIAGSTYQHLRRPQGLPSLEAEVFPQQPVKLASRDLSPEEEVLTVSRAPPKADSALEEKALAPQTTAGREEATAPSRTIESTPRMPQSTAKSTPVTTENHDSPPATGMQGGKQNIPSTLSRGLHLYSLIAGRQTARSSTPVPRKEAESSSSTWARGEEENYTPRLTSGETDTLAPPVFTMTMGTSLGTSQAVAFRTTMEGGAARATYRVWETSPARRTVEESPAATLRDVAEHSTPLLVQDAEAEPWTSVRDTVGKHTVNTPRRGEESTSTGPWWPAGRKSPAPQGAIRQLSLAISKGAGTISSMPNRSPAHAKDSTTAWRVRSPSFRTSAPVLTTASTTTEGLVREASTAPGTSMTPKLRGNPTTQVRHCVVVEPALAVPADPSPSSTTALLPEALSPSPSTQPPGWPDLHSKGEYPQDLFSVEERRQGWVVLHIFGMTYVFVALAIVCDEYFVPALGVITEKLQISEDVAGATFMAAGGSAPELFTSLIGVFISHSNVGIGTIVGSAVFNILFVIGTCALFSREILNLTWWPLFRDVSFYILDLTMLILFFLDSLIAWWESLLLLLAYALYVFAMKWNKQIELWVKEQLSKRPAAKVMALESLSKTGDRAIAEDEPQDGPKLKLPSLLTRGSSSASLHNSTIRSTVFQLMIHSLEPMGFGARSSKEKEESLNQEVRAQPQAKAENKPEEEELAEPPAVTVTPAPLDVPGEEEEEPGGQEDVAQAENAGDKGVAAGQGVVREENREAAQPEGEAGPEAEAAECGSGGEAEGRGDEHGGEEELPAESKGANESTGWGGVPAEDGVEGKTEGQDTSAENQGEANNDEKGADGEGGNDGGDSEEEEEEEDEDEEEEEEEDDDEGNEEPLSLDWPETRQKQALYLFLLPIVFPLWLTVPDVRRQEARKFFVITFLGSIIWIAMFSYLMVWWAHQVGETIGISEEIMGLTILAAGTSIPDLITSVIVARKGLGDMAVSSSVGSNIFDITVGLPVPWLLFSLINGLLPVPVSSNGLFCAIVLLFLMLLFVISSIASCKWRMNKILGFTMFLLYFVFLIISVMLEDRIISCPVSI; encoded by the exons ATGGGGAAACTGCTCAGGTTGGGGCCCCAGGAGAGGCGGGGCCTGCGGCCCAAGCGGCTTCTGTGGAGTCGCCTGCTCTTCCTGTTGGGAATGCTGATCGCTGGCTCCACCTATCAGCATTTGAGGCGGCCGCAGGGCCTCCCATCCCTGGAGGCTGAAGTCTTTCCCCAACAGCCTGTCAAGCTGGCCAGCAGGGACCTCTCCCCAGAAGAGGAGGTTCTAACGGTGAGCAGGGCTCCCCCAAAAGCTGACTCTGCATTGGAGGAGAAGGCATTGGCACCCCAAACCACAGCGGGCAGGGAGGAAGCAACAGCACCCAGCCGGACTATAGAGAGCACCCCCAGGATGCCCCAAAGCACAGCCAAGAGCACTCCAGTGACAACGGAGAATCATGACAGCCCACCAGCCACGGGGATGCAAGGAGGAAAGCAAAATATCCCATCAACACTGAGTAGAGGCCTGCACCTGTATTCCCTAATTGCAGGCCGACAAACGGCACGAAGTTCTACCCCAGTAcccaggaaagaagcagagagctcCAGCTCCACTTGGgccagaggggaggaggagaattaTACCCCACGCCTGACCAGTGGAGAAACAGACACGTTGGCACCGCCTGTGTTCACAATGACAATGGGAACGAGCCTAGGAACCAGCCAGGCAGTGGCCTTCAGGACCACCATGGAAGGGGGTGCAGCTAGGGCAACCTACAGAGTCTGGGAGACCAGCCCTGCTAGGAGAACTGTGGAAGAAAGCCCTGCTGCTACTCTGCGGGATGTGGCTGAGCACAGCACCCCTCTGCTGGTCCAGGATgcagaggcagagccctggacatCTGTAAGGGATACGGTGGGAAAGCACACGGTAAACACCCCCAGAAGAGGGGAAGAGAGCACCTCTACTGGTCCCTGGTGGCCGGCGGGCAGGAAGAGCCCAGCTCCCCAGGGAGCCATCCGGCAGCTATCCCTAGCCATCTCCAAAGGGGCGGGGACCATAAGCAGCATGCCCAACCGCAGCCCAGCACACGCTAAGGACTCCACCACTGCCTGGAGGGTGAGGAGTCCCTCATTCAGAACCAGTGCACCTGTCCTCACCACAGCCTCTACCACCACGGAGGGGCTGGTGAGGGAAGCTTCCACAGCACCTGGCACCTCCATGACCCCCAAACTCAGGGGAAACCCTACCACGCAGGTCCGGCACTGCGTGGTGGTGGAGCCGGCCCTGGCTGTGCCTGCTGATCCCTCCCCAAGCTCCACAACAGCCCTACTTCCAGaagccctcagccccagcccttccACACAGCCCCCCGGCTGGCCAGATCTCCACTCCAAGGGCGAGTACCCCCAGGACCTGTTCAGTGTGGAGGAGCGGCGGCAGGGCTGGGTGGTCCTGCATATCTTTGGCATGACGTATGTGTTTGTGGCCTTGGCCATCGTGTGTGATGAGTACTTCGTTCCGGCTCTGGGTGTCATCACAGAAAAGCTGCAGATCTCCGAGGATGTGGCAGGGGCCACCTTCATGGCTGCCGGAGGCTCAGCCCCGGAACTCTTCACCTCCCTTATCGGTGTCTTCATTTCCCACAGCAATGTGGGCATCGGTACCATCGTGGGCTCCGCCGTGTTCAACATCCTCTTTGTCATCGGCACCTGTGCCCTCTTCTCCCGGGAGATCCTCAACCTCACTTGGTGGCCCTTGTTCCGTGACGTCTCCTTCTACATTCTCGACCTGACCATGCTCATCCTCTTCTTCCTGGACAGCCTCATCGCCTGGTGGGAGAGCCTGCTGCTACTGTTGGCCTATGCCCTCTACGTATTCGCCATGAAGTGGAACAAGCAGATCGAGCTCTGGGTGAAGGAGCAGCTCAGCAAGAGGCCAGCAGCCAAGGTCATGGCCCTGGAAAGCCTCAGCAAG ACGGGTGACAGGGCCATTGCTGAGGACGAGCCACAGGACGGCCCGAAGCTGAAG CTCCCATCCTTGTTGACCAGAGGAAGCAGCTCAGCCTCTCTGCACAACAGCACGATCCGCAGCACCGTCTTCCAGCTCATGATCCACAGCCTGGAGCCCATGGGGTTCGGTG CCCGCTCCTccaaggaaaaggaggagagcTTGAATCAGGAGGTccgagcccagccccaggccaaAGCTGAAAACAAACCCGAAG AGGAGGAACTGGCCGAGCCCCCAGCAGTCACGGTCACACCAGCCCCTCTGGATGtcccaggggaggaggaggaggagccaggcGGTCAG GAAGATGTGGCGCAAGCTGAGAACGCAGGTGACAAGGGAGTGGCTGCTGGCCAAGGTGTCGTCAGGGAGGAAAACAGGGAGGCCGCTCAGCCAGAGGGGGAAGCTGGGCCCGAGGCAGAAGCAGCTGAATGTGGAAGTGGAGGtgaggcagaaggaagaggagaCGAACATGGAGGTGAAGAGGAACTTCCAGCTGAAAGCAAAGGGGCCAATGAAAGTACTGGCTGGGGGGGCGTCCCGGCAGAAGATGGAGTTGAAGGGAAAACGGAAGGCCAGGATACCAGTGCTGAAAACCAAGGTGAAGCCAACAACGATGAGAAGGGTGCGGATGGGGAAGGAGGAAACGATGGAGGTGAcagtgaagaggaggaggaggaggaggatgaagatgaggaggaggaggaagaggaagatgatgatGAGGGAAACGAGGAGCCCCTGTCCCTGGACTGGCCTgagaccaggcagaagcaggcTCTCTACCTCTTCCTCCTGCCCATCGTGTTCCCACTCTGGCTGACGGTGCCGGATGTCCGGAGGCAG GAGGCCAGGAAGTTTTTCGTCATCACCTTCCTGGGATCCATCATATGGATTGCCATGTTCTCCTATCTCATGGTGTGGTGGGCTCACCAG GTTGGCGAAACAATAGGGATTTCAGAAGAGATTATGGGATTGACCATCCTAGCAGCAGGTACGTCAATTCCTGACCTCATCACCAGCGTGATTGTCGCCCGGAAAGGCCTGGGAGACATGGCCGTGTCAAGCTCTGTGGGCAGTAACATATTTGACATCACTGTGGG CTTGCCTGTTCCgtggctgcttttctctctcatCAATGGGTTGCTGCCTGTGCCGGTGAGCAGCAACGGCCTGTTCTGCGccattgttttgcttttcctcATGCTGCTGTTTGTGATCTCGTCCATTGCATCCTGCAAGTGGAGGATGAACAAGATCCTGGGCTTCACCATGTTCCTCCTCTATTTTGTGTTCCTCATCATCAGCGTGATGTTAGAAGACCGGATCATATCCTGTCCTGTGTCCATCTGA